A window from bacterium encodes these proteins:
- a CDS encoding type II secretion system F family protein yields MPTYLYRAVDLESQKQVEGSIEAQDDREARGALRSRGILPLHMAPLEGEAPAPAWLTRVVEIATYRPVKGGELSIFIQQLAALIDAGLPIVEVMVILEDQVSNPTLRAAIAEIRKDLLGGTMLSEALARHPRVFSPLFVNLAQAGEVSGALSIMLSRLAETTEKNLEIERKVRSALTYPAILAVTLCLVVGVMMAFVVPTFETMYQKAHNQLPIPTQILLGISHGLREHGGMVLLFVVFVGMAYTWFSRTEVGRLLVDRLWLRLPVIGQLMVEQSANTFTRAFATVYGAGIPIIGALDNCRRIVRNQAIHDVLAQAEEGVKAGNSLSSGLIGTPYFPRVLAQMIAVGESSGRIEELAAKGVSFSDREIDFKIKQLTAMMEPAMTIVMGLIVGFIALALYLPMFDLPSLLKN; encoded by the coding sequence ATGCCAACCTACCTCTACCGCGCCGTCGACCTAGAATCCCAGAAGCAGGTCGAGGGCTCGATCGAAGCCCAGGACGATCGCGAAGCCCGGGGCGCGCTGCGCTCACGCGGCATTCTGCCGCTGCACATGGCCCCACTCGAGGGCGAAGCCCCTGCTCCCGCCTGGCTGACGCGCGTCGTCGAAATCGCGACCTACCGCCCAGTCAAGGGCGGCGAGCTCTCCATCTTCATCCAGCAGCTGGCGGCGCTCATCGACGCGGGCCTGCCCATCGTCGAGGTCATGGTGATCCTGGAAGACCAGGTCAGCAACCCGACCCTGCGCGCGGCGATCGCCGAGATCCGCAAGGATCTGCTCGGCGGCACGATGCTCAGCGAAGCCCTCGCGCGCCACCCCCGCGTCTTCTCGCCGCTGTTCGTGAACCTGGCCCAGGCGGGCGAGGTGAGCGGCGCTCTGAGCATCATGCTCTCGCGCCTGGCCGAGACCACCGAGAAGAACCTCGAGATCGAGCGCAAGGTGCGCTCGGCCCTCACTTACCCGGCGATCCTCGCAGTGACCCTGTGCCTGGTGGTCGGGGTCATGATGGCCTTCGTGGTGCCGACCTTCGAGACCATGTATCAGAAGGCCCACAACCAGCTGCCCATCCCGACGCAGATCCTGCTCGGCATCAGCCACGGCCTGCGCGAGCACGGCGGGATGGTGCTCCTCTTTGTCGTCTTTGTCGGGATGGCGTACACCTGGTTCAGCCGGACCGAGGTCGGACGCCTACTGGTGGATCGGCTCTGGCTACGCCTGCCGGTGATCGGGCAGCTCATGGTCGAGCAGAGCGCCAACACCTTCACCCGCGCCTTTGCGACCGTGTACGGGGCCGGCATCCCCATCATCGGTGCGCTGGATAACTGTCGACGCATCGTCCGAAACCAGGCCATCCATGACGTGCTCGCCCAAGCCGAAGAGGGCGTCAAAGCGGGCAACAGCCTCTCATCCGGCCTGATCGGCACCCCTTACTTCCCACGGGTCCTGGCCCAGATGATCGCCGTGGGCGAATCCTCGGGGCGCATCGAAGAGCTCGCCGCCAAGGGCGTATCCTTCTCGGACCGGGAGATCGACTTCAAGATCAAGCAGCTGACCGCCATGATGGAGCCTGCCATGACGATCGTCATGGGCCTCATCGTGGGCTTCATCGCGCTTGCGCTTTACCTTCCCATGTTCGACCTTCCGAGCCTCCTGAAGAACTGA